The Candidatus Nitrospira nitrosa sequence TTTCGCCGTTGCCATATGCATCGGGTGCGGTTTTTTGAATATCTGCAATGGTTGGCAGCTGAGCAATTACGCGGGCTGGTCAAGCAGACGCATGATGCAGGGATGCCGATCGGTTTGTACCATGACTTTGCCTTGGGTAGCGATCGCTACGGCGCCGATGGGTGGTTGAATCGAGAGGTGCTCGCCTTCAAGGCCGACTGTGGAGCCCCGCCCGATGCCTTTGCGCCGGAAGGACAAAATTGGGGTTTTTCCCCTCTCGACCCGTTGCGACTGCGTGCGAACGGGTATCGGTATTTTAGTGTGTTGCTCCGTAACAATCTCCGCTATGGAGGTGCGATACGGATCGACCATGTCATGGCACTCTTTCGACTGTTCTGGATTCCCCGTGGACTTCCCCCTGCGATGGGGACCTATGTGTATTATCGAGACGACGAACTATTGGCCATCCTGGCGTTAGAGAGTGTGCGGGCAAAAGCACTGGTGATCGGTGAAGATCTGGGTACCGTTCCTGATTGGGTGCGTGAGCGACTCGGACCGGCCGGGGTCTTATCCTATCGAGTTTTCTATTTTGAGCGAGAACATTGGGGAAGATGGAAGCCTCCGGCTCAGTACCCTGCGCAAGCCCTCGCGGTGGCCACGACACACGATCTGCCGACGCTGGTGGGATACTGGGAGGGTGCGGATATCGAAACTCGATCCGCACTGGGCTTGTTTCCTTCGGAGGATGCACGGCAAGCGATGTGGGCGGACCGGCAGCGAGAGAAGAGTGGAATCCTCGCGGCCTTGAAGTCGGACGGCCTGCTGCCCTCCTGGGTCTCCGATGATCCGGCGTACACGCCCGCCATGACGTCTGAACTCGTGGAATGTATTCATCAGTATCTGGCCCGAAGCCCTGCCTGGCTGGTCTTGGCCAATCTCGAAGATATGATCGGCACCCGACTCCAGACCAATCTTCCAGGGACGGTGGATCAGCATCCGAATTGGTGTCGGAAATTGAGTGCGACGGTGGAGGACTTGACTCAAGATCCTCGCCCTCAACGGCTTGCGGCCCTGTTGCGTTTGACCCGCCCTCTTGTGTAAGTAGTACTGTGAAGGAATCCTCACGGTCGTGAGGCTCTCGATGCAGAGCCCGTGGGACAAGGCAATGCAATGGCAGGCATGACGCATCGCGACCGTATTGTACTGGCTATCGCCGCCGCCTGTTTTCTGATCATCCTGATCATCGAGCAGTTTGCTCCGGCCAACGTCGTCGTGGCCTATGGATACGTGCTGCCGATTTTGCTGGTCGCGACCTTTCGGAATCGCACGATGATGCTGGTCACCGTCTTGGCCTGTGTGGTCGCAACGTATTCGGGCCTTCTCCAACCCACCAAACCTGGGCGATTTCAAGCGGCGTTGATCAATCGGAGCGTCGTCGTCAGCGTCTTATTGCTGGTCGCGTATCTCGGCATGAGTTGGGAGGAGCGAAAGGCGCGGGAGGAGGCCGCGCGAGCGGCCTTGGCCAATGAAACGGAGAGTCTCCTCAAAGCCAATACGCAACTGGTGCAGGCAAAGGATCAACTGAATCGGTCGGAACGACTCGCGGCGGTCGGGCAGCTGGTGGCCTCCGTCGCACATGAAGTCGGTACCCCGCTTCACTCGATTGCCTGGCATGTGCAAGCCTTGGCTGAAGAGCCTGGTGTGACCCCCGACATGAAGAAACGGGTAGCGGTCATTGACGAACAACTGGCGCGAGTGGTGCGCATCATCCAGGACTTGCTTTCCTCAACCCGTCCTCGACAGCCGGAACCGGAGTGGCTGTCGGTCGGAGAAGTGGTGAGTCCTTCGGCGGTGCTGATGGAGCCGGCGTTTCATGAAAAGGGTCTCACGTTGACGGTCGAGATTCCCAAAGACCTTCCGTTCGT is a genomic window containing:
- a CDS encoding sensor histidine kinase, producing MGQGNAMAGMTHRDRIVLAIAAACFLIILIIEQFAPANVVVAYGYVLPILLVATFRNRTMMLVTVLACVVATYSGLLQPTKPGRFQAALINRSVVVSVLLLVAYLGMSWEERKAREEAARAALANETESLLKANTQLVQAKDQLNRSERLAAVGQLVASVAHEVGTPLHSIAWHVQALAEEPGVTPDMKKRVAVIDEQLARVVRIIQDLLSSTRPRQPEPEWLSVGEVVSPSAVLMEPAFHEKGLTLTVEIPKDLPFVWADKEKIHQVLVNVLANALAATPAHGTVTVTAGCREASADELERGRLVADGMSPMVVTILIQDTGCGMPTADLEKAFEPFFTTKAVGKGTGLGLFLSRESVVAHGGSLVLGSVIGQGTTVTLTLPAMRRASVPVKGET